DNA from Onthophagus taurus isolate NC chromosome 2, IU_Otau_3.0, whole genome shotgun sequence:
GATTCCTCAAAGATGTCGCCACTTTTTCAAACCTTTATTTTACCTAAATtgtagttaattttatatacaattaaattttaaagaatttattgagttaattatttaatacatatttaaaattaattaatattaacgacTTAAttataagatttattttaataatttaattaataatcaaaagaTGGCGCTTAAAAATTGCGATGAAATCACCTGAAATGTCAACACATATTAGGTTATGTGTTcttataattttacaaatattataataaatatttaaaatgagcGATTCCACAacgaatgaaaaatttaacgTGTCAATTAGTATATTAAGCGCAACTGCAAGAACAATATTATCGACTTTATTAAATCCACCTAAATGTATAcctacaaaagaaaatttacaaaGGTAACTTCAATAATGACTCActaaatttcgaaataaattataatttcgtCTTTTGATTAGGGATTGGTATGGTTTGGCAGATTTATTAGGATATAGCAGTGAAGAAATATCATTATTTCGTATAAGCAGTGACCcaacaaataatatattacaaaaatggGAAAGTTGCGAAGATAGTATAATCGCGAAATTACTGTGTTGTCTTCAAAAAATGGATCGATTTGATATAATCGCcgatatttttgatataataagTAGGAATTCAATACCATAATATGATATTttcatatcaaaattttatttttagttagtGACATAGCTTTGTATGAAAACAGCAATAAGGCCGGGTCTAACAACATAGATACATcactttttataacaataaaggATTATGAATACCACCGACGGGGTTTACAACCAATAATATATCATGCGTCTATTTTATATGCTCCTGAAGATGTTGATTTTGCATACGAAATAGTTAGTCATttagaaaataagtttaaaatgaatatatttGTGCCCGAACGTGATCTCATTGTTGGTATAATGGAGAAAAATGCAACAATGCGAATAATTGCGAGTAGATGTCAAAAACTACTCACCATTTTGTCCCCCGCTTTCATAGAAAGTAGTGTTAATAAATACTTTCT
Protein-coding regions in this window:
- the LOC111415135 gene encoding myeloid differentiation primary response protein MyD88-A, whose product is MSDSTTNEKFNVSISILSATARTILSTLLNPPKCIPTKENLQRDWYGLADLLGYSSEEISLFRISSDPTNNILQKWESCEDSIIAKLLCCLQKMDRFDIIADIFDIIISDIALYENSNKAGSNNIDTSLFITIKDYEYHRRGLQPIIYHASILYAPEDVDFAYEIVSHLENKFKMNIFVPERDLIVGIMEKNATMRIIASRCQKLLTILSPAFIESSVNKYFLSFAQSLGVDNSMRKIIPIVYKICDIPIELQPIHKLSYKSAWPGNFYEKLQYSLQKAKCIDTSNSSFKSTASINGGVSAIQSFPKHDNVEILQTIKKPETSGSIPKKKVGVVQKVMTKIGIKKKRSKKKEMVEVAA